Proteins encoded by one window of Glycine soja cultivar W05 chromosome 15, ASM419377v2, whole genome shotgun sequence:
- the LOC114387041 gene encoding post-GPI attachment to proteins factor 3-like — translation MLNSYTIAFILVFSSFIVILNASAGDVDPHYRSCVKQCEETGCFKDRCFPNCKFSSDEVTIHHPWGMLEPLYVHWKKGDCQNDCQYYCMFDREKERELLNKGPEKYHSKWPFKRTYGIQEPASMAFSALNLALHFHGWMSFFTLLYNKLPLKASKRPYYEYASLWHVYGLLSLNSWFWSTIFHSRYCELIERLDNFSTVALLGYSFIMAILRSFNVKDEATRVMIPAPLISFVITHIMYLNSFKLDHEWNMKVCVLMTIAQLATWAIWSGVSHHPSRWKLRFVVFISGLAMSLKTYDFPPYKGLLDAQALRNAITIPLTYLWWSFIRDDAAFLTSNRLKNPMKSK, via the exons TGATATTAAATGCAAGTGCTGGTGATGTTGATCCACATTACAG GAGTTGTGTAAAACAATGTGAGGAAACGGGATGCTTTAAGGATAGATGCTTTCCAAATTGTAAATTCTCTTCAGATGAAGTCACAATTCATCATCCATGGGGCATGTTAGAGCCACTTTATGTACATTGGAAAAAAGGAGATTGCCAAAATGATTGTCAATACTATTGCATGTTTgatagagagaaagaaagggagtTACTTAATAAAGGTCCAGAAAAATACCATAGTAAATGGCCATTTAAGCGTACCTATGGGATACAG GAACCTGCTTCTATGGCTTTCTCTGCCCTTAATCTTGCATTGCATTTTCATGGTTGGATGTCCTTTTTCactcttttatacaataaactTCCTCTAAAGGCAAGTAAAAGGCCTTACTATGAATATGCTAGTTTGTGGCATGTATATGGACTTTTGTCATTGAACTCCTGGTTTTGGAGCACTATTTTTCATAGTCG ATATTGTGAGTTAATAGAGAGACTTGACAACTTTTCTACAGTAGCCCTCCTTGGGTATTCCTTCATTATGGCTATATTACGAAGCTTCAATGTAAAAGATGAAGCTACTAGAGTTATGATTCCTGCTCCATTGATATCTTTTGTGATCACTCATATAATGTACCTCAACTCCTTTAAACTAGACCATG AATGGAATATGAAAGTTTGTGTACTAATGACTATAGCACAACTTGCAACATGGGCAATTTGGAGTGGTGTTAGTCACCATCCCTCACGGTGGAAGCTTCGGtttgttgtttttattagtGGCCTTGCAATGTCTCTAAAGACATATGATTTCCCTCCATACAAAGGACTTCTAGATGCACAAGCTCTTAGGAATGCCATTACTATTCCACTTACCTACCTTTGGTGGAGTTTCATTAGGGATGATGCTGCATTTCTAACATCTAATCGTTTAAAGAATCCTATGAAATCTAAGTAG